In Georgenia soli, a genomic segment contains:
- a CDS encoding MBL fold metallo-hydrolase, which produces MTVWICRTCAVEHADTDSPPEICEICDDERQWVPATGQSWTTLEEMAELGHLVAMHEVEPGLFGLVAEPHVGIGQQALLACTPEGNVLWDPIGFIDDDSVRRVRREGEVVAIVASHPHMFGAQVEWSRALGDVPVLVNQADARWLAREDDVVRFWSGRVSPVSGVVVHQIGGHFPGNAVATWRGADGVGVLLCGDTIGPNPDRETVAFMRSYPNRIPLSGAVAQRVARDVLQLDFDRIYGNFGNTIPQGGKSAVRRSAARHAAWVRGDHDHLT; this is translated from the coding sequence ATGACCGTCTGGATCTGCCGCACCTGCGCCGTCGAGCACGCCGACACGGACTCCCCGCCGGAGATCTGCGAGATCTGCGACGACGAGCGGCAGTGGGTGCCGGCCACCGGGCAGTCGTGGACGACGTTGGAGGAGATGGCCGAGCTCGGGCACCTCGTCGCGATGCACGAGGTCGAGCCGGGGCTGTTCGGGCTGGTCGCCGAGCCGCACGTGGGTATCGGCCAGCAGGCGCTGCTCGCCTGCACCCCCGAGGGCAACGTGCTGTGGGACCCCATCGGTTTCATCGACGACGACTCCGTGCGCCGGGTCCGCCGCGAGGGCGAGGTGGTCGCGATCGTGGCGAGCCATCCCCACATGTTCGGCGCCCAGGTGGAGTGGAGCCGGGCCCTCGGCGACGTCCCGGTGCTCGTCAACCAGGCGGACGCCCGCTGGCTCGCCCGCGAGGACGACGTCGTGCGGTTCTGGTCCGGCCGGGTCTCACCGGTCTCCGGTGTGGTGGTCCACCAGATCGGCGGCCACTTCCCGGGTAACGCCGTCGCCACCTGGCGGGGGGCCGACGGCGTCGGCGTGCTCCTGTGCGGGGACACCATCGGGCCGAACCCCGACCGGGAGACGGTCGCGTTCATGCGCAGCTACCCCAACCGGATCCCGCTCTCGGGCGCGGTGGCGCAGCGGGTCGCGCGCGACGTCCTCCAGCTGGACTTCGACCGGATCTACGGCAACTTCGGCAACACCATCCCCCAGGGCGGGAAGTCGGCCGTGCGCCGCAGCGCCGCCCGGCACGCCGCCTGGGTGCGCGGCGACCACGACCACCTCACCTGA
- a CDS encoding Y-family DNA polymerase, with translation MPPAGTARRVVLWVPDWPVAAAVAEGLVDPQLPVAVHDNRGVVVASAPARAAGVRRGMRRRSAQQLCPELVLVPVDPVRDARAFEPLVQAVETVVAEVEVVRPGMVVFLARGPVRHVGSEDALAELLVGTVATETGAECQVGVGDGLLTAMLAARAGVLVPAEASAAFLAGQDVAALSLAASTRQAAAETAELVDLLRRLGLRTLGAFASLEPGDVAARFGGRGLVAHRLARGLDTLPPTSARPEDDVLAATELDPPAERADVAAFAARTLAEQLSERMLRRGVVCARLQVAARTEDGTELVRTWSIDGAPTAAELTDRVRWQLEGWLSGRSGRPPSAPLTHLELVAQEVSPAGAVQDGLWGRARRGEAQAGRAALRVQGLLGAEGVLVPVLQGGRDPRAAARLVAWGDDAAPLRRTDAPWPGQVPTPWPATVPTEPVPVRLVDAVGEDVRVDARGTASAPPARVLVPPPPPASKRGAVAPTPVDAGEYPLLAWAGPWHGTERWWSDQGRRRAYVQVVPDGAPALLLAVERGRWQVEGVYD, from the coding sequence GTGCCACCCGCAGGAACCGCGCGCCGGGTGGTCCTGTGGGTCCCCGACTGGCCGGTGGCGGCCGCTGTCGCCGAGGGACTGGTGGACCCCCAGCTCCCCGTCGCCGTCCACGACAACCGGGGCGTCGTCGTCGCCTCCGCGCCAGCCCGGGCCGCCGGGGTGCGCCGGGGCATGCGCCGGCGCAGCGCCCAGCAGCTCTGCCCCGAGCTGGTGCTCGTCCCCGTCGACCCGGTCCGCGACGCCCGCGCCTTCGAGCCGCTCGTGCAGGCCGTGGAGACCGTCGTCGCCGAGGTCGAGGTCGTCCGCCCGGGCATGGTCGTCTTCCTCGCCCGCGGCCCCGTGCGGCACGTCGGGTCCGAGGACGCCCTGGCCGAGCTGCTCGTCGGGACGGTGGCCACCGAGACCGGCGCCGAGTGCCAGGTGGGCGTCGGCGACGGGCTGCTCACCGCCATGCTCGCCGCCCGCGCCGGTGTCCTCGTCCCGGCCGAGGCCTCGGCGGCGTTCCTCGCCGGGCAGGACGTCGCCGCGCTGAGCCTCGCCGCCAGCACCCGGCAGGCGGCCGCCGAGACCGCCGAGCTGGTGGACCTGCTGCGCCGCCTCGGGCTGCGCACCCTCGGTGCCTTCGCGTCCCTGGAGCCGGGCGACGTCGCGGCCCGTTTCGGCGGCCGGGGCCTGGTCGCGCACCGGCTCGCGCGCGGGCTGGACACCCTCCCGCCCACCTCAGCCCGGCCCGAGGACGACGTCCTCGCCGCCACCGAGCTCGACCCGCCCGCCGAGCGCGCCGACGTCGCCGCCTTCGCCGCCCGCACCCTCGCCGAGCAGCTCTCCGAACGGATGCTGCGCCGCGGGGTGGTCTGCGCCCGGCTCCAGGTGGCGGCCCGCACCGAGGACGGCACCGAGCTGGTCCGTACCTGGAGCATCGACGGCGCCCCCACCGCCGCAGAGCTGACCGACCGGGTGCGCTGGCAGCTCGAGGGGTGGCTGTCCGGGCGCAGCGGCCGTCCGCCGTCGGCCCCGCTGACCCACCTCGAGCTCGTGGCCCAGGAGGTCAGCCCCGCCGGGGCGGTGCAGGACGGCCTCTGGGGCCGGGCCCGCCGCGGCGAGGCGCAGGCCGGCCGCGCCGCCCTGCGCGTGCAGGGCCTGCTCGGTGCGGAAGGGGTGCTCGTCCCGGTGCTCCAGGGCGGTCGTGACCCGCGGGCCGCCGCCCGCCTGGTGGCCTGGGGCGACGACGCCGCCCCGCTGCGCCGCACCGACGCGCCCTGGCCCGGGCAGGTGCCCACCCCGTGGCCGGCCACCGTGCCCACTGAGCCGGTGCCCGTGCGGCTGGTGGACGCCGTCGGCGAGGATGTCCGGGTGGACGCGCGCGGCACGGCCAGCGCCCCGCCGGCCCGCGTCCTGGTCCCGCCGCCACCGCCTGCGTCGAAGCGGGGTGCGGTGGCCCCGACGCCGGTCGACGCGGGGGAGTACCCGCTGCTCGCGTGGGCCGGTCCGTGGCACGGGACCGAGCGGTGGTGGTCGGACCAGGGGCGGCGCCGGGCCTACGTCCAGGTGGTCCCCGACGGGGCGCCGGCGCTGCTGCTCGCCGTCGAGCGCGGGCGCTGGCAGGTCGAGGGGGTCTACGACTGA